In the genome of Curtobacterium sp. MCLR17_036, the window CGAACCCGAGGACGCCCGCGAGCTTCACGTCGCCGAGCCCCATCCCGCCCGGTACCGCCAGCGCGAGGGCCAGGTACACGGCGCCGAGGACCACCAGGCCCACGATCCCTCGGACCAGGGCACCCCAGTCGCCGGAGACCGCCGAGGCTGCGAGGAGCAGCGCGGGCAGCACGACGTACGCGGGCAGCACGATGCGGTTCGGCAGGGTGTGGGTGTCGAGGTCGATGAGCGACAGCGTGATGCTGACGGCCATGAGGAAGAGCAGCGCGACGAGCAGCAGCCCTGCGTGCACGAGTCCTCGAGTGTCCGTGCCCGTACGGAGCGCGGACCACGGGGCGAGGACCGAGAACAGCGTGACGGCGACGAACAGCAGACCGGTGCCTGCCTCGACGAGCGGGTAGCGCGCCGAGATCGGTTCGTGGCAGTCCCGGCAACGGGCTCGCAGGGCGATCCAGGACAGCACCGGGACGTTGTCGCGGCGGCGGATCGCGTGACCGCACCCGGGGCAGGCACTCGCCGGTGCCACCACGGACATGCCCGCAGGGACGCGGTGCACGGCGACGTTGAGGAACGAACCGATCGCCAGGCCGAGCACGCCGGTCAGGGTCACGAGCAGCGGGAGTGCGGAGTCGAGGACGCTCACGTCACTTGCCCGTCGCGCTGCCGTCGGCGCGGAACGCCGTCGCCGACTCCGTCTCGGTGGTCACGCCGTACGTGGTGGACACCGGTTGCAGGAACTTCGGCGGCGCCGAGGTCCGGAGACGCGTGTCGTACCCGTAGGCCTTCGCGTAACCGGTGAGCCAGGCACCGGAGTTGTACGAGGTCCGGACCGACCCGCGGAACTCCTGCGCGATCGAGCCGTAGATCGTCAACGTGCCGAGGTTCGACCCGAACGCGCTGTTCTGCACGTTGAAGGTGCCGAGGTTGCTCGCGATCGCCGCGTCGATCTCGATGTTCCGGGTCGGCGCGAGGTTCGACGAGTCGCCGTTCGCGGTCGAGCACGCACTGGCCGTCCCCGACGAGCACGAGATGGGGTTGTAGACCGACACGGCCTTTTGCCCGACGAGCCCGAGCATGTCGTCGGAGCTGCGACCGTTCTGGTAGACGATGCTGCCGGTGACGTAGACGAAGTTCTCGGCGGCGACCGTCATCTGGCCGCCGAAGGAACCGGACACGAAGACGTCGCCGCTCCGGCACCCATAGTACCCGGCGTCGCCGCGGCTCCCCGTGAACTCGTTGGCCAGGGGGTAACCGAGCCCGTTGCCGTACTCCGAGGTCGTCTTCTGGTTCCGCCCGCTGCCCGTCGTGACGTTCTGCTGGCAGTAGACCGGCGATCCTGCGTTGACGGTGCCGTTGACGTTCCCGCTCGGCGTCTTGTCCGTCGCCCACGAGTTCGGGTCGCCGGCGGTGCTCGGCACCGACTGCACGAAGACCAGGTTCGACGGGAGGGTCGGGATGACCGCACCGGCCCCCTGCAACGCGGACACGGACCCGCAGAGTGCATCGTTGGTGCCGCCGCCGGTGATCGTGCCGTTCGCGGCACCCGTCACCTGGGTCTTCTGGGTCCACGGCGAGACGACCCGCATCTTGCCCCCGGACAGGAAGGTGATCGACGTCGGTCCGGTGTAGATGCAACCCGGCTTCGCCACCTTGTCCGGGATGTCGGTGCGCGCCTCCTGCTTCATGTTCGCGTTCGTGCTCGGCATCGGCAGGGTGCCGACGTTCCGCGTGCTGTCGCCGGGAAGGAACTTCGTCGAGGAGCGGCACGACGAGCTGATCGACGTCTGGCCGCTCGTGTAGAAGAAGCCCGCAGCACCGGTGTGCTGCACGGTCGACTTGAACGTCGCGCCGCAGGCCGTGATCACGTCGTTCGTGCGGACGGGTCCGTCGAGGACGTCGCCCGAGGCGAACTGCACGGCGTTGCAGCTGGCGTTGACGTTCCAGTTGCTGTCGTTGCGGTGCGCGGACGTGCACCGGGCCGTGCCGCCGGTCACCGTCTCGCCGGTGAGGTTGGGGTCCTGTGACTCGTAGTCGGTGAAGTACAGGTAGTTCACGAAGCCGTCTCCGCGCAGGTCGACCACGATCGTGCGCGTCGTCGCTCCCGACTTCCCCGTGACGCGGAGTCGGACCTTGCCCGAGGTCGCGTAGTCGGAGTTGTCGACCTCGTACCGGTACGACTGATCGGGACTGCCGACGACCGGCGCCCACCCGTCGGCTCGC includes:
- a CDS encoding A24 family peptidase — its product is MSVLDSALPLLVTLTGVLGLAIGSFLNVAVHRVPAGMSVVAPASACPGCGHAIRRRDNVPVLSWIALRARCRDCHEPISARYPLVEAGTGLLFVAVTLFSVLAPWSALRTGTDTRGLVHAGLLLVALLFLMAVSITLSLIDLDTHTLPNRIVLPAYVVLPALLLAASAVSGDWGALVRGIVGLVVLGAVYLALALAVPGGMGLGDVKLAGVLGFVLAYLGWGPLAVGSFGAFLLGGSFAVVLLAVRRAGRRSGIPFGPWMLAGAWLGIAVGAPLWDLYLGVLGLS